GAGCGGTAGGTGAAAATCAATGAATAGAATTACCCATCACCCTATTTTAGGGAGTTTAAATAATAGTAAACGCATCACTTTCCAATTTAACGGGCAACAATATGAAGCATATGAACATGAAACGATTGCGGCCGCTTTACTTGCAAACGGAATAAGAACTTTAAGAGTGCATGAAGACAGCGGGACGCCGCGAGGTATTTACTGTAATATTGGACATTGTTCTGAGTGCCGCGTCACAGTAAACAATCAAGCAAATGTACGAGCGTGCTTAACTGTTGTAGAAAAAGATATGATTGTTGATAGTGGGAAACAGCATCCAAATATCGTGAGAGAGATGGTGAAAAAACGATGAACGACATCATTATTATCGGTGCTGGACCAGCGGGTTTATCAGCTTCTATCTCTTGTGCTCGTTTTGGACTCAACGTACTTGTTATTGATGAATTTATGAAGCCTGGCGGAAGGTTGCTCGGACAATTACATCAAGAACCTACTGGAGAATGGTGGAACGGCATAGAAGAATCAAAACGCCTTCACGAAGAAGCTAAATCACTTTCAGTTGATATTCGATGTGGTATTTCCGTCTATAATTTAGATAAAGATGAAAGCACTTGGTTCGTACATACGAATATCGGTACGTTAGAAACACCGTTTGTTCTACTTGCTACTGGCGCTGCTGAGTACGCCATCCCCCTTCCTGGTTGGACACTTCCAGGAGTTATGTCAATCGGGGCAGCCCAAGTAATGACAAATGTACATCGTGTTCAAATTGGGAAAAAAGGAGTAATTATTGGTGCTAACATTTTGTCATTCGCTATTTTAAATGAATTACAATTAGCAGGAATTAAAGTGGAACATATCGTACTTCCTGAAAAAAATGAATTAAGTCAAAAGGCTGGTGAACCAGAAGAAGTATTAAACTCTCTCTTACACGCTGCCCACCTTGCCCCGTCACCTTTATTACGTATAGGTAGCCGATTGATGAAATATAATTGGGCGAAACAAGCTGTATTAAACTTCTATCCTAATAAAGGTATGAAGATAAATGGAACACCACTTCACCTTCGAAAAGCAGCTCTTGAAATTATTGGAACAGATCAAGTTGAAGGTGTACGAGTAGCTAATATTGATACGAAAGGAAACGTCATAACCGGATCGGAACAAGTATATGAGGCAGACTTCGTTTGTATTGCCGGTGGCTTATACCCTCTTGCTGAGCTTGCTGCTGTAGCTGGCTGTCCTTTCCGTTACATTCCGGAATTAGGTGGACATGTTCCACTCCATTCCGAAACAATGGAAACCCCTCTTCCCGGTTTATTTGTAGCTGGCAATATAACTGGCATTGAAAGCGGGAAAATTGCAATGGCACAAGGGACTGTTGCTGGATATTCTATCGTAAAACAGGCAAATAAAAAATCTCATTCGGTTGAACAACACTTACAACAAGCAATTCAACATGTACATGCTGTACGTCATCAAGCTGCCATACAATTTAACCCAATGATTGATGTTGGTAGATGCAAAATGAATGAAATTTGGCGTGATTATTCCCTTGCGTATGCACATACTAAAAAGAGCTGCTGAGATTTCTCTCAACAGCTCTTTTTCCTACTCATCTGAGTTATTAAATTTCGCTAATGCGTAAATGCCTTCTTCATCATCTAATTCAAGTTGTAATCTTGCTGCAAATGAATTGACATTATATTCTCTGTCAAGTAATAAGCGCAATGCTTCGATTAAGTTTGCTTGAATTAAAATTTGCTGGCGACCATTTACCTCTACTTCAGCAGAGAAACCGTAGTCATCATCATACATGAGTTCAACTAAAACTTCTTCTGGACCAACTTGTCTTTTTTCAGCAATATATACACAAAGCGCATTGATTAGTTCTTGTTCAGAAATTTTTATTGTTTCCATGCTACTTCATCTTCCTTTTTCTTACGTTGATCTTTGAAGTATTTAAATGCACGAATTGTTAACATTACGATACCAGCCATTACTAACATATTTACCATAAATGCTAATACAGAACCAAGAGCTCCCATATTTGCAAATAAGCTACCCATTAGTAAACCACCAAGACCACCTAGTAATAAACCTTTCATAAAGCTTCCTTTATTACTTTTTGGTGCTGTGTTTGTTGCTTTTGTTTTTGAATCTGTTGTCGTTTTTTGTGAATTTACGTTATTATCTTTTTTGTTCAAATCAACTTTTGACTTTTGACCAGAACTTGGTGTGTATGATTTTTTACCAGATTTGTAACCCTTCGCTGCTGCGTGATCTACAAACATGAAGCTACTAGCTCCAAAGATAACCATGAATGCTGTCATGACTGCTACAAGTTTTTTCAACATATTATATCCATTCTCCTTTTATATAGATATATGTGAAATCTACCTTTCTAGTAAATTCAGAATGATAGATTTGTTTTTAAAAACATTTTAAAGGTTCTTATGAACTTATTATATGAACTTTTGTCGAAATATGCAAGTATTATTTACTTCCGACAGTTTGGTGACAAGGGAAAAATTAAGCAAAACAGAATTGACTTTAAATGAAACAAAACATATTATAGGTTCATAAGAACTTTTTATTATTTTTGGAGGTGAAAAGATGGAAACATTTCATCTCACACGAAACGAAATGGCTACCCTTCTTCTATCATTACGAGGATGGAATACGAAAAAGCCTCTCGGTATTTTACAAGAAGCTTGGGCGAAGTCACATAAAAAAGATATTGAAAGCGGACAAAGCGTAACTGCTTTTATTACTACCGCACTTTCACCTATTTTTGAAAAACTAATTAAGATTGAAGATACGGACGTTGGTTTTTCATTAAATGAAATAGTTGCGCTTGGAAATCAAATTGAAAATACAAGTTTCTCAGTAACGGCCATGCAAAACTGGGTGAAACGAGATATAAAAGAAATGATTGGTTCTCCTCAAAAAGGAAAAAAATATTCAATTGAACAAGCAGCCTTACTATTCATTGTTGAAGATTTAAAAACAGCACTTGATTTTGAATCCATTCGTAAGCTATTACGCCTTATTGTAAATGACCCAGCCGATCGAAGTGATGACTTAATCAATCCTGTTCATTTATATGGAGCATACTCTTCCCTATTTGAAGAACTCAATCAAGGGAATTGCTTACAACTAAATGCAACAGATACAATCCATACAATTGAAAACATCGTAAAAGAAAGAGCTGATAAAATTGCAAGCAAGTTCGATCAAGTTAACAACGAACAACGCGAAGCAATTCGTAACGCCATTATTATCGCCACATTATCTGTGCATACCGCATATGTACAAATGTTAGCGAAACGTTACGTAACAGCAACGTTATTTTTACAGAACTTAGATGTGAAGCCGTAAAAAAATAGGAGCAGAAATGCTTCTATTTTTTTATGAAAAATTCTTAATCATCTTGTCATTATCTCTTCATGAAAACTGAACTTATATATTTTACTATAATACTTATGTGAGACATAAAAGAATTGAAATAGCAATCCCCTATACAAATAAGGTATAATCTACACATAGTGAATCTTTTATGTTATTAAGTATTAGGTTCACCTATTCAAAAATACATAAACTAGAAGGTGCAACAATGGTAAGTAGTTTTATTCATTCAGTATTAACGTTTTTTGAAGGATTAGGTTATTGGGGCATTATGCTTGGACTTATGATTGAGATTATCCCAAGTGAGATTGTCCTTGCTTATGCGGGATTCCTAGTATTCAATGGTAGTATCTCATTTATAGGTGCAGTTGTATTCGGTACAATTGGCGGCGTTATTGCTCAAATTTTTATTTATTGGCTTGGACGATACGGTGGACGACCTATATTAGAACGATACGGAAAATATATTTTCATTCATAAAAAACATATAGATGCAGCTGAAGATTGGTTTAATCGGTACGGAACTGGTGTAATTTTCACTGCACGCTTTATTCCAGTAGTACGTCATGCGATTTCAATTCCTGCTGGCATTACAAAAATGCCATTATTACGTTTCACTACATTAACAGCACTTGCAATCATCCCTTGGTCTATCATTTTCATTTATTTAGGTGAAAAACTAGGTCAAAATTGGGAGAATATAAACGATATTGCGGGACCGTATGTGAAGTCTTTCGCAATTGGCGGCGTCATACTTATCCTACTATACTTCATCCTTAAAAAATGGACAAAAAAACGTAAAAATCTTGCTTAAGATAATATAAAAACCGCTATACATTCATTACGAATGTTAGCGGTTTTTATTATAGGCTTGATTATATATTAGAAATTGCATTATTTCTTCTTTGTGCTTTAAGTCATGTTGAATGAGTGATGAAAAGTAATTATTTAATTTCACTTTTTTAGTGCCAAATTGGTAGACATTATAAAAATATTTGGTTGGAATTCGCTCAATTTCATCTACTAACTGTTTACGAGTAACGCTAAATCGATTTAATAGTTCTTCTTTTGAAATACCAGATCTCGCATATTTAATTGCTCCCTTATTCATTTCCTCAACATCTGTTGGAACATTTGGTACAGATTGTTCACTTATAAAGTATGGAATTCTATCCTTTATTAAAAACACATCCCAAACGATAAAATGTGAAATCACATCCGCAATTGCCCATGAACCTTTTTTTAATGCCTGAAACCATATATCATCAGGTACTCCCTTCAATGTTTGACACCATTCTATAAAATTCAACTTTTCTTCCAAAATATTTTCTGTCTTCATTATGCATTCCTTTCTCGCACTTGTAATTCATTCATATTAATATCTTCTAGGAATTATATAAAAAGCCTTCATAATTATGTGGATAAGCAACAATTCACTCGTCCATTTCGTATATTAACTCTAAAAGGAGTGATTTCCCTATGCATTGGCAACAAAAAATACAATACTTAATCGGACGCCCTATCGGTATTTCTTTCTTAAATGGGCAAGGAACTTCTGGTGTATTATGTTCAGCACATGATGGTCAATTATATGTGTATGAATACCTTTATCAAGCTCAATTCGCAATGAAGCATTATGATTTTAGACAAATTCAAGATATACATGCCTTTCCGAATTGCCCACATCAAAATCCTCTATACTAAAAAAAGGAACAGCTTATAGCCGTTCCTTTTTCTCCACACTTATTTTTCAGTATAAAAGTTTTGCACTGCTTCATCAAAGTAAATCCAGCCTTTCCACCCTAAATGAATTGTATCTTTTAAGAAATACTTATCATATTCATGGCCAGAAAAGTCAACTACTGGGTATCCTGCTTTCTCAACTTGTTCCCGAACTTTTTTATAATACACTTCACGGCGTTCTTTAGGGAAACCAGCGTAATCATACCACGGTCCATTTACAGGTACAGAAATGAATAGTGGCTTAACATTTTTCTCTTTAAATATATTTAAAACAATTTGTAAGTCATCATATTCTGGTGATTCTTCATATGATTCATTTGCTCTAAAGTTTTTTAAACCTTTTAATTTTTTCTTCAAATTATGTTTATAGTAATACGGATTTTCAATTCCGAATGAGTTTGTAGTAGATTCCGCTTTTCCTTCTTCTTCTGCATGTTTACGTGCATCTACCCAAGATATTGAACGTAGTCCCATATTAGTTTTTTCTTTCATCGGCTCAATCTTAAATATAGAGTTAAATAAATCTCTATGATCTAAAATATTTCGATGCATATAAGCAAGTGGTTTGACTAAACCTGCTTTTATGTTATGTTTCGTATCATTATATACAATACCTTCTAATGAATTTTTTAATATATCATCTTCTTGAACAACTTTATAATCTAATAGTCGTTTCGCAATTTGCTTCTTCATTTCAACATTTATTTTATCATTAAAAATAAAATGATATGCTTGTTGCTTAGAAAAGTTGTTCGTAAAATCCCCCTGTGATACCCCAGTCTTTGTAAACCATTGTGGTGATAAAACAAAGATTACCTTTTTACCTTCTAATCCATCCATAGTAGACGTCATATTTAATATATGAGCTAAACTTTGCGTACCGCCAATCCCCATTAAATATGGCGTAAAACCTGCCGGATTTACTTTAAAGTAATTAGATGGGTGATATGCATCCATTCGTAAAAATTCAGATGAACCATACATCGGTAAATACTGTGAATTCTCTAACATTTTTTGCTGTAAGAAAACACTTTGTAGTTTTTCTTTTTGTAAGGAAGTTGCAGCATCTTCTACTTTCTTATCACTAATAAGTGATACTAAACTTTTCGATGGGATTAATATGATAATGAAAAAAAACACACATGCTAAAATTATCGGACCAAAAGCATGTTTCATTTTCATCGTCTCTTCCTCTTTCTATTGCTATTAAATTGTAACCCTTGTTTTTGACACGCCATCATTTCTCTCCTTTTTCTCTATACATGTTCCATTCTATTTATCTATTATATACATGTATGTATTTCTTTCCTTGTTCTATTAAGTCCTATATTTAGCACAAGAAAATGTTTCCATAGAAACACGTTAATTATACAAGATTCTACATACATTTCACACTGGAATTTGAGTAATAATTTTATTTTTAAACAGTTAAAAAACATAAAAAATGTCTATAATTTATCCAATGATGTCTTGAGTTCAAAGTACGATAATAAACGGCCACTATGATCAACATCATGAGTATATGTGAAACCTAAATTTCGTAAAAGTTTTTTCGAATTCTCATTTTCTACTTTTACTCTAGCAATTATTCTTTTTACATTCACCATCTCTTTTGCATATTGAATGGACGCCTTTGCTGCTTCTGACGCATATCCATTTCCCCAATATTCCGGATCAAGTAAATACATAATTTCTATTTCACCTGTTTCATCTATTTTTCTTAAACCACAATGTCCTAAAAGCTTGTCTGTATTTCTATTAACTAACAACCATACCCCGAAATCATACTGTTCCCAATGTGATATTAGTTGTATAATATAGTCCTTTGCTTCTCCCTTTGACATTCCCCTTGATTTAGCAAGCCATTTGCCAACAGCTTCTTCCTTTAATATGCTATAAAATTGATCAACATCTTCTATAATGGGCTTTCTCATAAATAACCTTTTTGTATGCATTACTTTCTTTTCTTCAAACATAAAACTTCATTCCCCTCCAAAATTTTATACATACTAGTAAATTATACCATGTACTATTTACCCAACCTTAACTAAAAAAACAGACTACCACACACGTGGAGTCTGTTTTCTCATCCTTTATTTTTGTACATCTGCCCATTTTAAACTTGTAGCTGGACCAAATTGATGTACATATAAATCTTTCACATATGGTTTTTGTAAGTAAGATAGCCCGCGCTGGAATACTGGGGCAATAACTGCATCATCCAGCAGCATTTTTTCAGCATCTTGTAGTGCTTTCCAGCGAGCCTTTTCATCATTACCTAATTCTGTTTTAATCTTCTTAATTAACGCATTGTATTCCGGATTTGCATATTCTGTATTGTTTACACTACTTCCAGAAAGGAATACTTCTAAGTATGTCATTGGATCTGGATAATCTGGTAACCAGCGTGATAACGACATTTCATATTCTTTCTTCTTCTCTAGCGCTAATTTTTGCGTGTGTGGTTGTAATTTCACATTTACCTTTAAGCCCGGTAAGTTTTTCTCAAGCTGCTCTTTAATATATTCTCCTACTTTTTTGAAGTTTTCTAAATCATAGTTTAATAACTCAAGCGTTACTTCATTTGTACCAGTCTCTTGCTTCGCCTTTTCCCAATATTCTTTCGCCTGTTTTACATCAGTTTTATTAAACTCACCTGCCGTACTTCTAAAATCTTTTTTATCTGGACCTTTTAAAAATCCTTTTGGTACGTAATAGTTTGCAGCAACCGAACCATCATTTAAAAATGAAGTCGCAAGTCCTTTCTTATCAAACACTGTACTTAGTGCAAGCCGTGCATTTTTATTTTTAAGAATCGGCACATTTTCATTAAATCGGAAGAAGTACATAACTGGATCTGTATATTGTTTTAGCTCTTTATTATTTTTATATTTATCTACGAATTCTGTAGAAATGACAGCTCTATCAACTTTATCTGTTTCATATAAATTTACCGCAGTTGAAATTTCTTTAACAATTTGATAGTTTACTTCATCTAGCTTCACTTCTTTTTTATCCCAATACTTATCGTTTTTCTTCATCGTAAAACTAGCTTCATGCTTCCAATCAGATAATGTAAATGGCCCATTATATACCGCTTTATTTGCTTCTAATCCATATTTATCGCCTTGCTCTTTCGCATATTTCTCGTTAATTGGATAGAAGGACGGTAAAATAAGTAGTTTCGTAAAATACGGTACAGGATGTTCTAACTCTACAACGAACGTTTTATCATCCTTTGCTTTTACTCCTAATTCATCTAACCCTAGTTGTTTCTTATTTATTTTCTCTGCATTTTTCACATCGTACGCAATGTATGCATATTGAGAAGCTGTATCCGGGTTAATAAGCTGCTTCCAAGCATATACGTAATCTTGCGCTGTTACTGGATCTCCGTTAGACCATTTCGCATCACGCAAATGGAATGTATATGTTTTCCCATCTTTACTCACTTCATATTTTTGTGCTCCAGCCTCAATCACTTCATCATCTTTCGATAAACGGAATAATCCTTCCATTACGTTATTTAAAACGTTAAATGATACTGCATCTGTTACTTTCCCTGAATTTAACGATGGAATTTCACCCGTTTCTAGTAACTGTAATACTTTCTTCTCATCTTTCGGCTTTGTCGTTGTTTTTTCTTTTGCGCAGCCAACTAAAATTGAAGAAACGAATAGAGTACTAACTAATGAGTAGCGAACAACTTTTTTCATTTGAAAACCCCCTCTATTTTTTAAGGTAAGTAACGACGAGCACCAGCGTATTCTTCTATATATCCAGGTGTATTTAACGGTATAATCTCTACTGATCTTTCAGCTCTTGGTGAGTGAATCATATTTCCGTCACCAATATACATTCCCACATGATGAACACTACCTTTCCCTTGATCATGTGCAAAGAAGATTAAATCTCCTTTTTGTAAATTTTCTTTATCCGCTGCAACTCCATTTCTCGATTGCGGACCAGAATCTCGCGGAATTGTAATACCGTGCGATTTATAAATCGTATGTGTAAATCCAGAGCAATCAAATCCGAAGCCACTTGTACCAGCCCAAATGTACGGTAATCCTAAAAACATTTTCCCTGTGTTTATTAAATCATCGGCCGCCGGGGTTGGAATATCATTTTGAGAACGGTAAACCGTTCCATCATTTTTTCGTAGCCAAGCTTTCTGCCCATTTGGTAGCAACACGCGGTATGAAATCGCATCTTCACTAAGTAGCGGCAGTCGCGTATTATAGCTCACTTCAAGCGATTTATGTTTTTCAGAAGGATTTATATATAAAATGGCTGTCGGTTTCGTTACTAATACGAAAGGTTCATTTGTTTTATCTGCAAATTCTTGATTATATGTTAACTGTTTTTCAGGCATCCATCCTGGGTAGCCTTCTTCATTTCGAGGTGTTGGCTGACCATGGACTAACACTTTCACCCAATCCCCTTTTTTATCTACAACTGTTACTTCTTGGCCTAATAACGCTTGCGTTTCTAATTTATTTGCACTTGTTAACCAAAGTTTCTCATCAAGCGTCATCGATTTCGTCCACTTCCACAAATCAACTGGATTTGTAGCACTTGGTGCATCAATTGGCCGTAATGAATCAGGTGCAGTCCAAAGTGTTGCGGCAGATACATCGATAAACGCCTTACTATCTTTCTTTTCTTCAGCATTTGCTGATGTAAACGATGAAAATATAAATAAAGTTGTTAAAAATGCAGTTCCTACTTTTTTCATAAATATCCCCCTTAAAAGATAATTTACTAGTCTCTTCTCCTAAGATTTACTATTCACTGTCGATTGAAGGTTTACCTTTGATCCAGAATAAGTCATTCCTTCCGGTTCTTCCATTAACCAAAGTGGCGCATCAAGATCGAAGTAATGAATATTAGGATGTGCAGCAGCTAAATGTGCAACAGCGCTAACAGAAAGAGAAGATTCCATCATGCTTCCTACCATACATTTCACACCAGCTGCTTCTGCTATCTCTGCAATACGCCACGCTTCGCGAATGCCACCACATTTCATTAATTTAATATTGATTAAGTCTGCATATCTTCCTTGCACAATTTTTAATGCATCACTCGCTGAAAATATGCTTTCATCTGCCATAATAGGTGTTTGTACATGATCTTTGACGTACTTTAATCCCTCCCAATCTTTCGCATGAACAGGTTGTTCAATAAATTCAATATTTAAATTGCGATTTTCCATCTCTTTAATGATAGAAACTGCCTCTTTTGGATTCCACCCTTGATTTGCATCTAATCGTAACGTCGTATTTTTTGGTACGCTATTTCGAATCGCTTCAATACGTTCTAAGTCTAAGTGTGCAGATTTCCCCACTTTAATTTTTAAAGTTTGAAATCCTTTTTCTACATGTTGCTTTGCCTCTTTCGCCATAGTGAAAGGCTCATCTACACTCACCGTAATATCTGTATGAATTTCTTTCTTCCCGCCTAATAATGCGTAAAGTGGAACGTTATGATATTGACAATACACATCATATAATGCGATATCTACCGCTGCTTTCGCACTTGGATTTCCAATGCAACTCACTTGAATGTGTTGCAGTAACTGCTGAAATTGAATGATATCTTGACCAATTAAACATGAACGCATCGGCCCTAAAATTGCTTCTTCAATCCCGTTAGCGAAATCACCCGTAATAACCGGTGTTGCAGCTGCAGCTCCCTTACCGACAATTCCTTCATCTGTATGAATATATACATCTATACTTTCTATTTCGGTTACGGTACGAAGCGCGGTTTTAAACGGTGTATGAAGATTTACACGTCTACGATTTACTTTTACATCGGTAATTTTCATTTTGTTCATCCTTTCTTTGTCTAGCAAAATGGAGCCTTAATTCTCAACTTTTTTGGATCAAAAGATCTCCGCTTGTGCTTACTTTTCATGTAGAAGGTAAATGTGAAATAAAAAAAATCCAGCCATAAGAAGATTCTTACGGCTGGATTTTGTCTATGAATGGGTAGACAAAGCAGCGATTTGATTATATTTTTTCTGTGCATCTTTTACTGCTACAAGTAGTGCCTTTTGAGACGAACCGAAATAACGACCTTTTATTTCCATTACTAACGCTGGGTCATTAATATTTTTATGTAGAAATAAATATTTAACAAATTGTGATGTTAATGCAATTGTCGCTGAGCAATCTGCATCTACAATTTCCCCAGTCTCCTTAACAAGTACAAATGCTACAAAATAACTTTTGAACTTTTCGGTAATGGGATTATTTTGAGGTGCTTTCGCATCCCCTACGACATAAATTGTATTTGAAGCGTACACAGCTATCTTCCTTTCTAATACGGGATAACGGTTTTCTTAATAGTCGTATGAGTGATAAACTCAACGTTGATTAAGAAATGTATCCGCTTACCTTGTATTATAATACAATTGACAGAATTTTAACAACATTTATTTCGGTATATATTCCATAAGTATAAAAACAGCTCACACTCTTCATTTTTACAATATGTAATTGTTTCTTGTACCATGCCCTTCATACATAAAAAAAACAGCTAGCTATCGCTAACTGTCCTATTACACTACTTCGGCAACACAAATATAGTTTCATTTGATTTAGAGAATTGATATTCTTTTCTCGCAAACTTCAAAATTTCTTCCTCATCGTCTGTTAAATTTTCTATGTTAGTCTTTAAAGAAGCCTTATCTTTCTTTAAAGACACCAATTGTTTTTTTTGATTCGTTATTGTATCTTTTTTTTCTACGATTATTTCTTGTTGTTTCGTTAAAATAAATTGAACGTACAAAGTAGCCGCCGCAATAAATATAAACATGAATATAAAACGCCTTAGTTTTTTCTTATTAATTGCTCGATTCTCATTAGACTGTGATAGTTGTTCTTGTATATTAGGAACATTTATTCGCTTGAGTTTCCTCATTATGAAATCCCCCTAACACATATATTTTCACTACCATCGGTATGACTCTTACTAACTATAATTCTATTCTTATAAAATAAGCTCCTTCACAAAAATATCTTACAAATTAACCAATTAAAGATAGCATTCGACGACATTTCCATATTTACATTGCATTTTTTTATGTATGCTGGCATAAAATAGTAGTTTCTGTTATTCTTTTTCTACTATTGTAGAAGAATTTTTTTCATACAAAATCCCCGTTTTTATAGCTTACATGGAGAAAAAAGATGCATTGTCGTACATTCGAAAGGACTGGAATTCCTGTATCAGAACTACAATTTAGAACATAGATCCCTAGGTAGTCACTTATATACATACAAAATAAGAAAAAAAGCCCAAACTGGGCTTTTTAATTTTACAAATCAATATCATATTCCATGCGTTTCGCCGTTTCCTGAGCAATCTCCACACCTAATAAATTTTTCACAATATGAAATGACATGTTAATACCAGCTGAAATACCTGCCGATGTAATAATATGTCCTTCATCTACAAATTTCACATTCTCCATTACTTCTACATTCGGAAAATCTTTTTTGAAAGTTTGAATACTAGCC
This Bacillus paramycoides DNA region includes the following protein-coding sequences:
- a CDS encoding dipeptide epimerase — protein: MNKMKITDVKVNRRRVNLHTPFKTALRTVTEIESIDVYIHTDEGIVGKGAAAATPVITGDFANGIEEAILGPMRSCLIGQDIIQFQQLLQHIQVSCIGNPSAKAAVDIALYDVYCQYHNVPLYALLGGKKEIHTDITVSVDEPFTMAKEAKQHVEKGFQTLKIKVGKSAHLDLERIEAIRNSVPKNTTLRLDANQGWNPKEAVSIIKEMENRNLNIEFIEQPVHAKDWEGLKYVKDHVQTPIMADESIFSASDALKIVQGRYADLINIKLMKCGGIREAWRIAEIAEAAGVKCMVGSMMESSLSVSAVAHLAAAHPNIHYFDLDAPLWLMEEPEGMTYSGSKVNLQSTVNSKS
- a CDS encoding DUF3870 domain-containing protein, with product MYASNTIYVVGDAKAPQNNPITEKFKSYFVAFVLVKETGEIVDADCSATIALTSQFVKYLFLHKNINDPALVMEIKGRYFGSSQKALLVAVKDAQKKYNQIAALSTHS
- a CDS encoding FtsB family cell division protein, whose product is MRKLKRINVPNIQEQLSQSNENRAINKKKLRRFIFMFIFIAAATLYVQFILTKQQEIIVEKKDTITNQKKQLVSLKKDKASLKTNIENLTDDEEEILKFARKEYQFSKSNETIFVLPK